The Brassica rapa cultivar Chiifu-401-42 chromosome A10, CAAS_Brap_v3.01, whole genome shotgun sequence genome segment catttttttttttgcatttgttttcctTCTAATAATAATATTGGGATTTTATGTTGGTATCATGCTACAATTGCTACGAAGAGTCACATATATCTGTGCATTGTTTTCCTAACTATATAGATGGGCTTCACGACATTGAGCAcatagagcatctccaaaaagattttttattttagagtttGCAAAGTTCTATATTTGAGGTTCTAAAGTGTTattctccaaaagtaaaacttcaaactcaacttcaaaattatttgtaatttactctatttgtcataattaatgtagatccataaaacttttataaataactataacatatataaagCATAATACAACAatactaattaataaaatcttacactagaatataaaattataaatagaaatacaatatatttacatataacacaagaaaatactacattactccttaaaattatttatgtaatgcTTCATCTTCGggtacacaaaatttgtttggataatattttagaaattttggaagttccggagcaaatttaccagactattagtgttgttgtaatatttaaatgtctgtaaattttttttgtcttcatgtaCCTTTTCacaaagttttattattaagtttcttttgtaatatttttgttgtctaattctagttttaaaataatataaattttatttttaatttttaatttaattttatgtgtaaaacttgaatttataaaataaatctgaaataattatgagataaatttttttaaaagattagaaagaagtaaacaaaaaaaatacttaagaatcgtaaatatgatgtataattaattgtaaggaccaaaatgtaaataaaatataaaatttcaaatttgaagttttgggTAGTGAAAGTTCTCTCTCCAAAActgaagttttaaaatttctttttcgagagcaaaacattatatatatgaagTTATAGAGTTTGTTTTGGAGATGTTGTAATCCTTAAAATGGGTTAAAGTTACTTACGGTTTCTCCTTTGGTGAAAATAAGTGACTTCACACGATCGCATATATTCTCGAGTACCAAATCATCCATATGCTGAAACAATGGAACCTAGAAGAATGCAAATACTCATCGACATCAATTAtctatctctctctatatatatatatatatatattattttttctcttaAATTATTGATTAATTGTAATGGCCAATCTGACCTGCCGGACTAAGTCTAAACAAAGATGGTACTTGATGTCTCTTCTAAGACCTTCTGGAAGGTTTTGAACCATCTCACACTCGTCTACACCGCGCATAGCAGCCCATCTCTGCCGCTCATAGTTGCGGACTCGTTGCCTATACCCTAATGGTAATTGTCTCTTCTTCATCCACCACTCTATGTTCCTCATTTTCAGGTGCATTGCTTGCTTCTTTGAAGTTGTTGCATGCAGAAACACCTACATTTATATATTGGAGACAAACTCTAATTTCTTAAgtaatgatattttaaaataaatggtAAGAAAACAAGCTACTGCCATTACCTTTATGTTACCGATCAACATGGTAACGAGAAGAAGACCACTTGTTAGAACTATTATATTGAAGACAACTTCAGACCACTCTGTTGTGCTCTCCAAATTCCCAAATGTGCTGATTAATTATATCGATCAAAAAATCAATTGAATGTTTCTTATATATTCAGTATTGGTAGTTCTATATACATACATAAGGAAAGGGTTATGTAAGTGGAATATGTGAACTGTGAAATACCTGAGAGTCATGAGACCCCAAAATATAGGGAAAAGAATTTTCTCCAACCGGCTTTCATTGCTCACAAGTTGAATGGTCCATTTATAAGCACCATAAGTGTAGTTAGTGTTGATATCTAAGCAAATGGATCGTGCTTGGTTGTTTTGTGCCCAAGCCAGTCTAGCCCTGTCAAGGACCATCTCGGTCGTGCCATAGTACACTGGTTCCTTACATGACAACATTCTTAGGTCGCATCCCATTGTGCTTTCACATTGTTCTGTAAGACATTTCGCTGATCTTTGGACCCCTAGCAAGTACCAACATGCTCCTGCTGCCTGTAGTTTAGACATATATATGAGTGATTACTATTGTTAATTGACGAACTAATAGCTTTTCTTGCGGATTTTAGTTGATTATTAAACAATTTATACGGTTTATGATTGATTTAGGAAAACTAAGAAATTTTCATACGATGTTAGCTAAAAGGTGCTGATGAGTCATTGAGGGACAACCGGACAACTAAAACTCTAAAAGTGAAAACGTGAATAtgtatttggaaaaaaaaagctAATGATTGCataatttattagttaatcctaCGTAAAAACCAATGCAACTTGTGTctaattcattaaataatttGATTGCGACTTGTGTGATTCAGAGAATCATACCTTCTTCCTAACAAATCTTTTCTTATTTTGGCATTTTCTGATATATTTAGAAGACTCCCACAGCAATGGAAAAGGTCCATGTGAAAATATTATAGGTAACATCTTAAATAATCTCACAACCAAAACCATATAACATAAAATTACCTGGCAcctgaaaattaattatttcccATATCTTATTAGTAATTCACTTTACAGAATCTacccacaaacacacacacacacacaaacatatgCAAAACAAAATTTCGCAAACATGCATTATTACATGACTGAACTTGTAATCTATTGATGAACAAAGTGAATACAAAGTATATAGTTAGATTTATTAACAACTGCTCACAATATTTagatggaaaatattttttgacaATGCAGATTGACTTAGGATTAGTTAAACTATAGTTGAATTTTGTATCTTAATTGTTGCCATTTTAGTAAGTAATAGTtcatgttttatcaaaaaaactTACATGAGCAGCGACGAAATAAGCGATCATGTTGAGTGCGATTCCCCACCAGACGGTGCCGAAAATGTAACCTGATAAAGTAGCGTTTTGACGGAGATGGCGAACGGAGTGATAGATCTTCGGTAGATATTGGAAGAGGAATGTTACAAGCAAAACTGACACCACTAAAGTCACCGAGCCTCTCTTTAGAAGAGAAGGTATGACCACCCACAACACCACCTGCTctcattttcaaaataatttataagtaaattatttaaaccaaaaaaacaaaaaatgtaccAAACGAAAAGATAGGATGAAAAcgaatatgtattatttaatttGGTCCACACACGAACATGATTAGTTTAGACTGAGTTTGAATTCTTTCAGaccatataattaattatccaAGTTTTTTTCCTAGATTAGTCAGTTTCAGACCATATAATACAAGTTTTTTTCCCTAAATTAGTCAATTTTATTTGAGTTCTAGATTTGATTCCTATGTTTGTGCCTTTAAACAAAAGTTGGTAACTGTCTCAATTATTAACTCACAAGAAATCTCTCTTACTTAGTTAATGTAGAAGTATTGTTATATGTTAGTCACTATGTATAGTAGACTTTGCATTTGCAGCGACTGAAGTgtctatataaaattaaacatctGCCTTGAGTCATTGACTAACGTATACATAACAAAAGTGCCTCAGAGTACAACTACTTGATTATGATTATTACTGCATATTAAGTAATTACATACGATGATGAGATTAATATGTCGTAGAAacgaagaaaataataatatatcgttgtaggtaaataaaaatattggttaACTAACCTGAGGTAATGGTAAAATGACGAAGAGATCGAAGAAGAACGTCCCTTTCTTCTTAACGTAAGGCGGAGCAACTCTTCTACTCGTACGGAGACGTGTCTCATCTCCTTTATTAGTATCGCCGTCGCTATCTCCGCCGGGGTAAGGCCACCGGCGAGCAATCTTGAACTGAATCCAAATGTTCCATAAGTGCAAAAGATCGGTCATGGAGCGCACGGCAGTGATGGAGAGAGCGAGCCAACCATCGACAAGGAGACACATACATGCATCGTTCACCGATATGGTGTAGAGAAAAAGTGGGTCTACGAAAAGGCCCGTCGCGCacacaaggagaaagactttgTTCCATTCTTGAACCAATTTGGATCTCGGGTCAAGTATTCGACCCAACACCATCCATTTATTATAGCTACTCGATGACccgtttcttcttcttattccgCACGTGCCCCCCACAtgtgtctcttcttcttcctcctccgctTCCTCAAGTTCttccatctcttcttcttcgttctccTCTTCGTCCGTCGTGTAGTCTTCGTCTGAGTAATATCCTATGCTGCTTGAGGCGCGTGAGACGCGTGATGCACGTGTGAATTCTTGCTCGGTTGCCATGGGAAGTACTAACGCATgcaagagagatagagagagagagaggtgataAATTAATAGAATGTGAAGTTCTACAATGAAAATAAGTTTTTGAGAGAGATACGTCGTCTTAGATAAAAAGGATATTCTTATTTTTTACTTAACTTACCATAGTACCCTTGTGATtttcttgttgtttttttttgacataatgattttctgaatttttctgTTATATTTTACTTAAGATTTTTCTTTTGACTGAATTTTATTTAAGCATGTTATTTATGGATTATACACTTACTTATAGCATTTATAAAAACAACTAAAtagaagataaaaatatatcaaacatgcgtttttgattttgagataccataaaaataatttactaatatctgtttaatatatttatagaacTTTTATGACAACCCCTCGTTGAAGATTCTTGTTACTTTCTTCCGTCATCAAAGTTTTCTCCCTTGATGATTTTGAACTCTTTTCGTTCtgttcttgattttctttttctcttatcTTTGTTTTTGGGTGTAAAATTCTCTTATCTTTTTATCAGAGCTTTTTGTTCTATATATACTAGAAGCAAACAAAACATTTAGAT includes the following:
- the LOC103844883 gene encoding cyclic nucleotide-gated ion channel 4, translating into MATEQEFTRASRVSRASSSIGYYSDEDYTTDEEENEEEEMEELEEAEEEEEETHVGGTCGIRRRNGSSSSYNKWMVLGRILDPRSKLVQEWNKVFLLVCATGLFVDPLFLYTISVNDACMCLLVDGWLALSITAVRSMTDLLHLWNIWIQFKIARRWPYPGGDSDGDTNKGDETRLRTSRRVAPPYVKKKGTFFFDLFVILPLPQVVLWVVIPSLLKRGSVTLVVSVLLVTFLFQYLPKIYHSVRHLRQNATLSGYIFGTVWWGIALNMIAYFVAAHAAGACWYLLGVQRSAKCLTEQCESTMGCDLRMLSCKEPVYYGTTEMVLDRARLAWAQNNQARSICLDINTNYTYGAYKWTIQLVSNESRLEKILFPIFWGLMTLSTFGNLESTTEWSEVVFNIIVLTSGLLLVTMLIGNIKVFLHATTSKKQAMHLKMRNIEWWMKKRQLPLGYRQRVRNYERQRWAAMRGVDECEMVQNLPEGLRRDIKYHLCLDLVRQVPLFQHMDDLVLENICDRVKSLIFTKGETIQKEGDAVQRMLFVVRGHLQSSQLLRDGVRSCCMLGPGNFSGDELLSWCLRRPFVERLPPSTSTLVTLETTEAFGLDAEDVKYVTQHFRYTFVNEKVKRSARYYSPGWRTWAAVAVQLAWRRYKHRLTLTSLSFIRPRRPLSRCASLGEDKLRLYTAILTSPKPNPDDFDDY